TGATACAATTAGTACATAAGAAATGGAGTGGTTCAATGAAAGAGCATGTTATTCGTTTGATGCCTGGAGATGATTTGATCGGGGCACTAGAGAATTACTGCCAAAAGTATGAAATAGAAGCCGCATATATTGGAACATGTGTTGGTAGTTTATCACAAGTACGTTTTAGAAAAGGACACTCTAAAACTGTTAATACAATTATTGGTCCACTGGAAATTGTATCGTGTGTTGGAACACTATCAAAAGGTGGCAATCACATTCATGCTTCGGTCAGTGATGAAGACTTTTATGTACGAGGCGGACATCTTGTTCAAGGTTGTATTGTTCAATCTACAGCAGAAATCGTCCTTGTTCAACTTGAAAATTATGAACTTAGTCGTTCAAAAGACGTATCAGGTTATAAAACACTCATTATCAACGAGTTACAAAAATCTTAATGAAATCATTACAGTCAATTTATTGGCTGTAATTTATGCCGACGTAGCTCCAACGGTAGAGCAATCCACTCGTAATGGATAGGTTGCCAGTTCGAATCTGGCCGTCGGCACCAGTAAAACATACACAACACTTGGATCATCTTCTAAGTGTTTTTTATTGCTTGTGAGATCGAATGATTTTCAAAGTTAATATCGAAATAATCAATGATTTACACTCCAATCACTGTGTTATAAAAGGGTTTGACGCAATCTGCTTACATCATGCTTTTTGATAGTAATTGAATGGCAAAAAACTGAATGATATAATATTTGTAGTTGGATTGTAACTGAGATGTCAGGCAATACCTAGAGCAACATTTTTATAATGTTCCTTTAGGTATTTTTTTATAAGAGGGGAGGTGGCGTGATGTATACGGTCAAAAAGGTTTTTAATAATAACATCGCTTTGGTGGAAGACGATTTTCATGATGAATTTATTCTACTTGGCAATGGATTGGCGTTTCAAAAGAAAGGGGGAGATGTGATTGATGCGTCAAAGATTGACAAAAAATTTTCGCTCGATGCTGAAGCATTCACTCAGAAGTTTAGCCAATTATTCAGCGAAATCCCAATTGTCTATATTGAACTAGCAATGCATGTAATTGAGAACGCTGAGAAAGCGTTGAATGTTGAATTTAATGAAATGATCTATATTGGACTCAGTGATCATTTACGTTATGCGATTGAGCGTGCTAAAGAACGTCTAGATATGCCAAATGTTATGTTATGGGAAATCCGACGGTTTTACCCCAAAGAATACGCAGCTGCACTCAAAGCAATTGAACAAATTTATTATTATGAAAACGTTTGGTTGAGTGATAACGAAGCAGGATATATTGCGCTACATTTCGTGAATGCTCAAATTGATTCGCCAAAAATGAGTCTTACCATTGAGTTGACGACAATCATTATGGATATCATGAAAATAGTTCAGTTACAATTCAAAATAGAGATCGATCAATCATCCCTTAGTTACACCCGTTTTGCAACACATATTAGCTATTTTGTAAGACGGCTTATGCAAGGGGAATTATCTGAAAGTGATGATAGTTTCATTTTCGAACAGATGGTTCAAAAGTATCCAGATACATTTCGATGTGCGCTTCAAATTGAAACATATTTAAATGTTAAAGCTGGTGTGCGTTTGACAAAAGAAGAAATTGTATATTTCATGATTCATATTAATCGAGTTGTGGAACAAAGCATAGAAAAAAAGGAGAAAATCTATGAATTATAAGGAAACTGCGAAAACAATCCTTGAACAAGTAGGTGGGAAGGGAAATGTTGCTGGATTTACAAACTGTGCAACTCGACTCCGTTTCACCTTGAAAAATAAGGAAAATCTCGACTTAAACGAACTGAAAAAAATTGATGGTGTCATTGATGTTGTTAAAAGTGGTGCTCAATTTCAATTTATCATTGGGACTGATGTAACCAGTGTTGCCAAGGAATTACACTTATTAGGGCTTGAAGGGGATGGAGCTGGTGAAAACGATTCAAAAACAACGATGAAACCGATTGATCGTTTGTTTGATACGATTTCTGGAATCTTCACACCCCTGATTCCTGCACTTACTGCTGCAGGGATGTTGAAGGCGGTATTAGTGTTACTGAGTACATTTAAAATTGTTGCATCAGATTCATCTTCGTATCTAATCTTAAGCTTTGTTGCGGATGCGGCATTTTATTTCTTGCCTGTATTTGTTGCTATATCAACAGCATTCAAACTAAAATGTAATCCGTATATTGCAGGGCTTATTGGTGCATCCTTAATTCACCCTAAGTTTTTAGCAATGGTTGCAGAAGGTACACCCGTTAGTTTATTTGGAATTAATGTACCACTTGTATCATATGCATCAAGTGTAATTCCTTCGATTTTGTCTGTATTGTTTATGAGCTATGTTGAACGATTTGCAGATAAAGTGTCACCAAAAGTAATTAAATTCTTACTAAGACCCTTACTCACATTAATTATTGTATTACCATTTACCCTGGTTGTATTTGGTCCATTAGGCTCTTATGTAGGAAATGTACTTGCGAGTGGCGCAAACTTTTTAAATGAAAACATTCCTTGGCTTGTATCTGCATTAATGGGTGGACTATTCCCTTTGCTTGTATTAACGGGGATGCACTGGAGTTTTGTTCCAATTATTGTTCAATCTTATGCAACATATAATTATGAAGGAATAATGGGGCCGGGTAGTTTTGTATCAAATATCTGTCAAGGAGCTGCTTCTTTAGCGGTTGGTCTAAAAACCAAGAACAAAGAGCTGAAACAAACTTCGATTTCTGCTGGGGTAACAGCACTATTAGGAATCACAGAACCAGCATTATTTGGGGTAACGCTTAAAGTTAAAAAAGCCCTAATTGCTGTTATGGTAGGGGGTGCAGTTGGTGGCTTGTATGCAGGGATTCAAGGTGTAGTACGTTACACCTCTGGAACACCTGGACTTGCGAGTTTCGCTATCTTTATTGGAGAAAATCCAATGAACGTTGTTCATGCACTCATCTCAGTAGGAATTGGTTTTGTGGTAACTTTTGTGTTGACTTGGTTCTTCACCGATCCAGACAGTGATATGAAGATAGAAACACAGGACAAGCCAACCTTTAAGGCGATTGAGAAAAAAGAAATTCTCTCTCCATTGGAAGGTAATGTTATAAATATTAAAGACGTAAATGATCCAACATTTTCCAATGAAATAATCGGGCGTGGTATTGCTGTAATGCCAACTCAAGGGATTGCATATGCACCTTTTGATGGGGTTGTACAGATGGCATTTTCCACAGGTCATGCGATTGGATTGGTGAACCAAGATGGTATAGAATTACTTATTCATATTGGGATTGATACAGTTAAGCTTGAAGGAAACGGATTCAAGCTCCTTGTAAAACAAGGTGATACTGTAAATAAAGGGCAAAAGCTTGTGGAGTTTGATATAGATGCCATTAAATCAAAAGGGTTTGATTTAACCTCGCCTGTTATTGTGACGAACTTACATGAAGATGTGGAACTCATTACCACAAATCAAGAAACGATTACACGTGATGAAACACTCATCGTTTTATTATGAAAAACGAAAACTTTTTATGGGGAGGTGCTATCTCAGCATGTCAAAGTGAGGGGGCATATAATAAAGATGGAAGAACACCTTCCATCTTTGATACCTTGCCTTTGCCAAATGAAGGAAGATGGGCATTATATGATAACCCATCAAAAGCACTTTGTGGCGACTTTGATACGTACCCAAGTCATCATGCAATTAATTTTTATGACACATATAAAGAAGACTTGAAACTGTTGTCGAAATTAGGGATAAACTGTTTTAGAACCTCCATTAGTTGGAGTAGGGTTATCCCATCACTTGATGGGCAAGTGAATGAAAAAGGACTTCAGTTTTAT
This DNA window, taken from Erysipelothrix larvae, encodes the following:
- a CDS encoding PPC domain-containing DNA-binding protein, producing the protein MKEHVIRLMPGDDLIGALENYCQKYEIEAAYIGTCVGSLSQVRFRKGHSKTVNTIIGPLEIVSCVGTLSKGGNHIHASVSDEDFYVRGGHLVQGCIVQSTAEIVLVQLENYELSRSKDVSGYKTLIINELQKS
- the licT gene encoding BglG family transcription antiterminator LicT, with translation MYTVKKVFNNNIALVEDDFHDEFILLGNGLAFQKKGGDVIDASKIDKKFSLDAEAFTQKFSQLFSEIPIVYIELAMHVIENAEKALNVEFNEMIYIGLSDHLRYAIERAKERLDMPNVMLWEIRRFYPKEYAAALKAIEQIYYYENVWLSDNEAGYIALHFVNAQIDSPKMSLTIELTTIIMDIMKIVQLQFKIEIDQSSLSYTRFATHISYFVRRLMQGELSESDDSFIFEQMVQKYPDTFRCALQIETYLNVKAGVRLTKEEIVYFMIHINRVVEQSIEKKEKIYEL
- a CDS encoding beta-glucoside-specific PTS transporter subunit IIABC — translated: MNYKETAKTILEQVGGKGNVAGFTNCATRLRFTLKNKENLDLNELKKIDGVIDVVKSGAQFQFIIGTDVTSVAKELHLLGLEGDGAGENDSKTTMKPIDRLFDTISGIFTPLIPALTAAGMLKAVLVLLSTFKIVASDSSSYLILSFVADAAFYFLPVFVAISTAFKLKCNPYIAGLIGASLIHPKFLAMVAEGTPVSLFGINVPLVSYASSVIPSILSVLFMSYVERFADKVSPKVIKFLLRPLLTLIIVLPFTLVVFGPLGSYVGNVLASGANFLNENIPWLVSALMGGLFPLLVLTGMHWSFVPIIVQSYATYNYEGIMGPGSFVSNICQGAASLAVGLKTKNKELKQTSISAGVTALLGITEPALFGVTLKVKKALIAVMVGGAVGGLYAGIQGVVRYTSGTPGLASFAIFIGENPMNVVHALISVGIGFVVTFVLTWFFTDPDSDMKIETQDKPTFKAIEKKEILSPLEGNVINIKDVNDPTFSNEIIGRGIAVMPTQGIAYAPFDGVVQMAFSTGHAIGLVNQDGIELLIHIGIDTVKLEGNGFKLLVKQGDTVNKGQKLVEFDIDAIKSKGFDLTSPVIVTNLHEDVELITTNQETITRDETLIVLL